GATGAACGTAAAAGCGTCTTGCAGGTAAGTGCCGAAGTGAATGAAGATTTCAAGCACTTTGTCGAGTATTCCAAGACGTTCAGGGAGTACGGCTTGCCGGTCCCGCGCGTTTATTGCGTTGACGAAGATGCTTGCCAGGTGTTGCAAGAAGACTTGGGCAAACGCAGCCTCTTGGACGAAGCTTTCCCGAATGGCACGAAGGTTCTTTCGGGCAGTGCGCGTATTCTGTACCCGGAAGTGATTGATGCGCTTATCCAGTGGCAGAATGCAAGCCATCAGCTGTTCAGCCATCACACCGAAATTTGGCTCCGCCGCTTTGACTTTGCCGCCCTCAAGTGGGAATCCGATTACTTTACTGAGAATTACCTCAAGCTCCACAAGGGCATTACGGAAATTCCGGAATCGGTCCGCAATTTCTATTCGCTCGTGGCAGTTTCCGTCGAAGCTCAGACGAAGGTCTTGATGCATCGCGATTTCCAGAGCCAGAACATTATGATCCGTCCGAATTCCGAAGTCGCATTTGTCGATTTCCAGGGTGCTCGTCGCGGTTCCATGTTCTATGATATCGCATCGCTCTTGTGGGACCCGTACGTGAGCTTGCCGCTTCCGATGATCAAGGACTTCTTTGAATATTGGCGCAGCCAGTACCGCGGTACAAGAATTTATACGAAGGACGATGCCTGGGAAGGCTTTGTGCATGCTAGCTTGCAGCGCTTGATGCAGGCTCTCGGTGCTTACTGCTTCCTCTCCAAGGTGAAGAAGATTGAAAAGTTCGAACAGTACATTGAACCGGGCAAGGCTCAGCTCCGTGTGCTGTTTGACGAATTCAAGCAGATCGCCAAGGCTACAGATCCTGAAGTGTTCAAGTTCATGGATTGGGCTCTCCAGTAATGGCTCTCATCTATACGCGTATTTACGCGCAGCCTGTGGAGTTCAATCGTGCTTTGGGTTACGCTTATGACGCGCTTGTGAAAAGTCCTTATCCGTTCGACGCCATGTCGACATGGAAAGGGCTTTCTGAGCGTGTGGCTCAGGGCATTTATATGGGGCAGGGACTTTTGCTCCCGCATACGCGCGTTCCTGGTTTGAAGGAACCGCTGATGGCTTTTGTCGTCGCCCGTGAAGGTATTACGGGGATTAAAACTCGTAATGACGAGAAGGCGCAATTTATGTGCGTGCTTCTCTCTCCGGCGGAATCGGCAATGGCGCATACGGTTACGATTGCTAATGTGGCAAAGCGCTTGCTCGACCCCGAATGGAAAGAAAAAGTCCTCGCCGCCACCGACGAGGAAGAGTTGAAAAAGATGTTTTAAGATGGAGATGCCCGCTCAAGGCGGGCATGACAAAAACATCACCACTGGAGGCTACCGACGGCATAAGTGCGGTAGCCTTTAAAGTCTCCGAAGAATCTTGTGTAGCTTGTTCTAAAGCTGAACCATTCCCACGGAGTCAAGCTCAATGTCAATCCAAGTTCTTTGTAGCGAATAGTAGTCTCTTCGTTCAGGAACTTTTTGTCCATAGCGCTTTCGGGAGTGTGCAAATCATTGATATTCCCGCCGAAAGCGGTATCTTTGGCTACAGCGCCAAAGAAGAGTGTTGCCTTGATAAAGTTGTATGTGGCGGTCACTTCGGTATGGACTTCTTGGCTATTCGGGCCGAGGTCGCTGCCGAGGCTTTTGGCATAGCTTGCGTATGTGTAAGCTTTCCCTTTGTGGTGTGTGTAGACCCAGGGCTCAATGCGCGTGTATTCGAACATCCAGTCGAGATTCACGGGGCCGACCTCGATATTGTCACGGGCGACGCCGAGCGTTGTAGCCCACTTGTTGCCCCACCAGCTATCGTCAAACATGCTTGTCGGGGACTTCATATCGTCCCACAAAAGTTCAGCGTAAAATTCCCAATTCGGGAGTGTTTTCACGCTCAAGTCAAATGCTAGCGAGATGTTGTCCTGATCGCCCTGCAGGTGTTCCTGAAAAACGTAAGGGATGAAGGGGAGAACGTAAGCCCATTCAAATTCACGACCCGTGCTATCGCTATCGGGGTTCGGATTTGAGCCCGCTGCTTCAGTAGTAGTGCCATAAAGCGATGTTTCAGAAATTCCGAGTGTGATTTCTTTTGGAAGGTTTAAGTTCAGGCGATGCGCATGGAAATACTTGCCAAAGTTCTTCTTCTCGAAAAGTTTGGCTGCATATTGCGTGTATTCAATAGGGCCTAACGTGAACTGGTAGCCAAAATAAGGAGTCGGGGCAGCATCGGGAATGCGGCTGGAGCTGTCTTGCCAAGGACGGTAAAAATTGCGTTCTCCGCGTAAAATCACGTGGTTACGGCGGGCTGGGCCCCATTCCAAAAAGTCAAATCCGGCGAGGAGCTTGACCGGCTCAAGGTTGTAGCTTACGTTTGCGGCGAAGAGGTCCCAAGTGCGTTTGTGTTCGCTCTGCTTGTTGTAGGGGAGTCCTTCGTCGGGATTGTAGTAATTGAAATTGATGTAGCGGTTTGTGTAGTCCGTGTTGACTTTGACACGGGTATCAAACAGGAACGCGTCGGTGAATTTGCCGCTTGCGAAAAGGCGTATGGACATGGAATTGTCGTAATGCGTTTTCGCCCTACTGAAATTCGTAATGGCAAGAGAATCCAGGAGCTGGACGTTGATGTTCAGCTCTTTGGAGTGTGCCGAATCCGCTAGGGTAACGTGGTGTGGCATGTCGACCGGGTGCGCCGAGCAGGCGAGTGCGGTTCCAAAGATAATGCTAAGGATAGACGGGGTCTTGTGCCACGATTGCATTACTTCACTTCCTTGTCTTTTTTCCAGATGCCGATGATGCTCTTGTTTTTGCGGAAGGCGAGCCAGAGCGTCGGCCAAATGAGGATGAGGTCACGGATGAGGCTAGTCCAGGCTTCTGCCTTATCCTGTGCGCCTTCGAGTTCAAAGCAACCGCAAGTGATGCCGAGGTCGTTCCAAAGAGCCCAGGCGAGTGCGATGATGAAACTTACGAACATCCAGAAAATCGCAAATGCCGATTCGCGGACAAACGGCGACACGATCATCGCAAGCCCGAACCAGAATTCAAATTGCGGGTACACGAGCGCAAAGAAATTGTTCACGAAGTCGAGGTGCAATGCCGAGAAAAACTGGTACTGCGCAACGAGCGTTGCAAACTGATGCGGGTCCTGGATCTTGAAAATGGAGGCGAAAATGAACATGCCACCAATGCCTACGCGGCAAAGCGTTTCAAGAGCGCGGATGGCAAAGTCCTTTTGAATCTTGATGGCCGGGAAGATGAGCGCACAAGCGAGAACGATTGCGCCAACGCCAACGTGGATGTTGTAGCGGTATGCCTTCGGCCAAATGTCGAGGAGCCATTCTTGGTCGGTGAACGTGAGAATCGTTTCGGGGAAGCTGATTTCGGCAACGCCAACGGTCACGAAGAATGTTGCTACGAGAAGGAGAATGCCCGCGATAATGGTCTTCTTGAGATTTTCTTTTTCAAAACATGCAATCATGGGAACTCCTTAAAGAATGTCTGCCGGCTTTTCGAGGACATCTTGGGTGCCAATCCAATCGACGGATTTGGCGTCATCGACGCGGATGTTGTTGATGATGGCGAGTGCGATGCTGAATGCGGCAATGCCGAGCAGGACAATCCAATTTAAGGATTTGAGATAGACGAGTGCGTCTTGATAAATCTTCTGAATTTTTTCTTTCATGTTGTTCAATATACAAAAAAAGAACCCGCCGTTTGGCAGGCTCTCTTTCGTTCTTTCTATTAACTAGTGTATCCCAGCGCCGTCAGCGACGTCGCAAGTCACCGGCTTGCCGTTCACTTCAAGAGCGAGCGCGTCACAGAACACAGCGCCACCCTTTGCGGTGAGAGCAATCTTTTCGAAGTCCTTGACCTTGAGCTCGCGCGGTTCGCTCGGAGCAACACCCTTGAACAAAGCGCGGTCACCCGGCTTTGCATCTTCCGGGACGCTCACGAGTCTGCACTTGTGCGTTTCCGGTTCGAGGTCGCCTGCAAAGAGCATACCCTGGCTCATGATGCCACGGAGGGCGCTCGGCTTCAAGTTTGCGAACAAGAGAATCTTGCGGTCCTGGAGTTCGTTTGCCTGGTAGCTGCTCTTAAGGCCACTGCAAATCGTGCGGAGTTCGCCTTCGCCTGCATCGACCTTGAGTACGTACAAGCTGCTTGCGTCCGGATGGTCGGCGACTTCCTTAATTTGTGCAACACGGAGGTCCATAGCGGCCGGAACGTCTGCTGCCATAAGCGGCTTGTTCTGCTTCGGCTTGGCCTGCTGCGGTTCAGCCTTCTTGACTTCTTCTTCGATACGCGGGAAGAGCGGCTTGCCTTCGCCGAACTTTTCGCCACCCTTGAGGATGCCCCACACGAGGTCGTTCTGGTCGGTGAACTTGCTGCCGATCATGGCGAGACCTTCTTCGCTCTTGCCCGGGATGACCGGCCAGAGCATGCTGAGCGAGAGACGCACGGCTTCAGCAGAAATGTAAAGCACGGTTGCGAGTTCGTCCTTCTTGGATTCGTCCTTGGCGAGTTTCCACGGAGCCTTGATTTCGAGGTAGCGGTTGATGCTGCGGACGAGCGTCATGATTTCTTCGACGACCTGGGAAAGCTTGACCTGCGGAACCCATTCCATCACGTTTGTGCGGACGCGGTTTGCAATCGTAATCACTTCGTTTGCGGCATCATCGAGAGCGTTCGGAGCCGGGAGTACGCCACCGAAGTTCGTGAGCACCAAGCGGTGGACGCGGTTCAAAACGTTACCGAGATCGTTAGCAAGGTCGCTGTTGATGCGGCGGACAAAGCCTTCGTGCGTGAAGTTCGCGTCTTGACCGACAACCATTTCTCGAGCGAGGAAGTAGCGGAAGGCGTCGATGCCGTACTTTTCCATGTAGTCCATCGGGTTCACGACGTTGCCTGCGGACTTGCTCATCTTTTCGCCACCGTTCACGAGCCACCAGCCGTGGGCGAGGATGTGCTGCGGGAGCGGAATGTCGAGAGCCATGAGCATGGTCGGCCAATAGACGCTATGAGTTGTCAAAATGTCCTTACCGATGAGGTGGTAAGAGGCGGGCCAAATCGGAGTGCCATCAGCATAAGTCTTGTGGAAGGCGGTGGAGGCGCTCACATAGTTGAGGAGAGCGTCAAACCAGACGTAAGTCACGTAGTCCGGGTCGAACGGCAGCGGAATGCCCCAGCTGAGGCGGATCTTCGGACGGCTGATGCAGAGGTCGTTCAGCGGCTGGCGGAGGAATCCTCGGATTTCGTTCCAGCGGTAGTCCGGCACAATCCAGTCCTTGTGGCTTTCCAAGAAGTCAATCAACTTCTGCTGGTAGGCGCTCATCTTGAAGAAGTAATTCTTTTCCTTGAGCCATTCCACCGGGCGGTGGCTGATCGGGTCGCACTTGTTTTCGTCGAGTTCGTCTTCGCTGAAGAAGCGTTCTTCGCCAACGGAGTACCAGCCTTCGTATTCCTTCGAGTAAATTTCACCCTTGTCCCAGAGTTTCTGCAAACATTCCTGCACAAATGCCTTGTGTTCCGGCATCGTCGTGCGGATGAAGAAGTCGTTCTGGATGTTCATCTTCTTCCAGAGGTCTTCGAAGCGGTGGTAGTATTCGTCCACGTGTTCCTGCGGAGTCACGTTGCGCTTGGCAGCGGCGCGCTGCACCTTCTGACCGTGTTCGTCGGTACCGGTCAAGAAGAATGTCTGGTAGCCGATGATCTTGTGGAAACGGGTAAGGATATCTGCGAGAACGGTCGTGTAGGAATGCCCGATATGCGGGGCATCATTTACATAATAAATTGGGGTTGTAACGTAAAAATTCTTCATGTGCGTAAATATAGTAATTAGAGCTTAGAACTTAGAACTTAGATTTTTATGTTTTGTTCGTTTAATGAAGAATTTTTAAATGAAAAATTGTACCGTTATTCGGACACCGTAGGTGCCTAAATCAACGATTCGTCATACCACTTGGGAATTTTGCCGAGTTTTTCGAGTGCAGAACCTTCAAACATGTCGTACATGCATTTCACTTTTGAGACGTTCCAATTACTGATGTCTCCAGAGAAATGAGAATTTGTGAACATGGAGTACATTGAATTCACTTTGGATACATCCCATTTGCTGATATCGCCGTTAAACGGAGAGCCATAGAACAACTCGTCCATCACTGTTACATTGGATGTGTCGATAAAGTTCAAGTCGCAATTTGGACCATGCAACCACATTGAAGCCTCGATTAAATTGAGCAGATGTTCGCGGTTCAACGCGGTAACGTGACCATCGAAATCGGTAGAGCTTTCGATCATGAGCGGATAAACTCGATCGAGCCACTCTTTTGCTTTCCCTGATTTTTCAAATTCAGAATCGCGGAACATTCCGTGGAGGTCTAGCAAACGTTCTGTTTCCCACTTGCTGATGTCTCCTTTGAATTCTGAACATTCGAACATGCCGTTCATATCTTTCACATGGGAAACGTCCCAGTTACTGATGTCGCCATTGAACTTGGATCCGGCGAACATGCTGTGCATGTTTTTGACTTTGGATACGTTCCATTTGCTGATATCGCCATTGAAAGGGCTATTGCAGAACATGGAATACATGTATTCGACATTGGACACATTCCACTTGCTTATATCGCCATTGAATTGCGATTCAGCGAACATGGAATGCATGTCTTTGACATTGGAAACGTTCCAGTTACTAATGTCTCCGTTGAACAGGGATTCGATAAACATGGAATGCATATCTTGGACATTTGATACATTCCACTTGCTTATATCGCCATTGAATACGGATTCAAAGAACATGCCGTCCATGCGTTTGACATTGGATACATCCCATTTGCTGATGTCGCCGTTGAATTTATGAAACTCATTGTTGAAAAAGCTAAATCTACTGAACAATCCTGACATATCCGTTATGTTGGATACGTCAATAAAGTTCAAATCGCAATTGGGACCATCTTTTTCGATGGCTTTTTTGATTAGTTGTTCTAGGTGATCGCGGTCGCGGGCGATGATTGAGGTGTGGGGGGATGAGAGCATGGGTTATATTTCAAGCAGATAATACCAAAAATTTTCGTTTGCCTTATTCCATTTGATATTGTAAGATCCTTCAATTTTTACAAATGGTGGTTCAGTTGATTTTTTTGAATTTATTGGATTATTGATTTTTCCATGGATCGGCTGTTGTGCAAAAAATTGGTCGCTGTTATTATAAGAATTCTCTGATGATCGGAAAAGAGAATAAATCGGTTTTAGTTCGTCATTGGTATTTTTTTTGCCAATCACCATAAATGGTCCGCCTTTTCTGTCTGTATTTATTAGAGCTAGACAAAAAGTCTTGGTGAAAGAAAGATTCTTTTTTACAGATTCCATAAACTGAATATCTGCTAAAAATTGAAACATTCGTTTTGGGTATGCTCCATTTGTAGGATATTTTAACTCAATAGCGTATTTTTCATTATCTTTGCCGATTACGTAAAGATCCATTTCTTTTTTTATGAAATCTTTAGAATATTCTTTGCCGAATTCGGCCATAACGTTCTTTTCAAAATAAACATTGAATCCGTTGTTCCTTAAGAATATTCCAAGCTCAAACTGCAACGAAAATTCGTTGTAGATATACTCGGTGTTTAAATTTTTTTTGAGAAAGTCTTCAATACATTGTTTGATATTATTTTCTTCATTCATTTTTATTTTCTTTGCTTGTTATTCAATGTGGTGTTTACTTCATGCCCAACAGTTTTTTCCACTTAGCAATTGCTTCTTGGGTGAGTGTTTTGTTCTTGGATTTCTTTTCAAAATCGCTTGCTGGAACAGGATAATAGACATCACCGTTTTTATCTGGTTCGCTATGGTCAAAGTCGAGGATGCTTTTGATTTTCTGTCCTTTTTTATCCAAAAGGTAAAGTTCTTTTTTGCTGTCTTTGGATGTGCAACGAAGGTTGTCGCTAAAATCTTTGCAACTGCGACCTGCGGAATCGTAGTTGCCTTCCAAATAATAAGGAATTTTGAAAATAACGAGTCCTTTTTCTGTGCTTTTGTTTGGTTCAAGCAATTTTTTGACGGGCAACGCGAAAATTTTTTGCTGGCTATCGCCATGGACTACAACTTGGAATTTTTTGATTTCGCAGTTGTTGCCATATTCGTCCATGTGCTTTACAAATTCACTAGATTGAGGATTCCAATCTTGGTCGTAATCTTCTAAGAATTTTGCTCTAGTTTCGTTAAAGTCTATGCAATACCAGAAATTTCCGCCTTTTGCATTGCCGTTGCCGACACCCCAAGATTCGAGTTCTGTAAATTCTGTGCCTTCCCAGTGGATGTTGAATTCAAGACCCTTTTCTGCCATATCTTTATAGACTTCGATTGGCGGTGTTTTAGCTGTTTTGAATGTTGTTTTTCCACTTAAAATTTTGTTTAATGCAGCACCTTTTTTGCCAAAAATTTCAGGAATGTTTTTTTCATTATAGATGCTGTTGAATTTTTTGATTTGAGCATCGCTCATGGTGATTGTATTCAACATAAACAAGTTTTCGGGCTTTTTTGTGGATGGCTTTTTTTGTGATGCATTCTTGCTTTTAGAGACCCCTTTGGGAAGGTTATCGCTTTTTTCAAGCAAAGAATCACTGAAAATGACCTTCTTGTTTTTTACTTTTGAAACATCCCACTTGCTGATGTCACCGTTGAATTGAGAACGTGCGAACATGTAGTCCATGTCGGTCACGTTAGACACGTTCCAGTTGCTGATGTCGCCGTTGAATATAGATTCAGCAAACATTCCTTGCATGTTTGTGACTTTTGATACGTCCCAGTTGCTGATGTCGCCGTTGAATTGAGATCGTCCGAACATGAAACTCATGTTGGTCACGTTAGACACGTCCCAGTTGCTGATGTTGCCGTTGAATTGAGATCGTCCGAACATGAAATTCTTGCCGGCTTCGAACATGAAACTCATGTCGGTCACGTTAGACACGTTCCAGTTGCTGATGTCGCCGTTGAATTGCGAATCAGTGAACATGTTGCTCATGTTGGTCACGTTAGACACGTTCCAGTTGCTGATGTCGCCGTTGAATTGAGAACCTGCGAACATGTAGCTCATGTTGGTCACGTTAGACACGTTCCAGTTGCTGATGTCGCCGTTGAATTGAGAACCTGCGAACATGTAGCTCATGTTGGTCACGTTAGACACGTCCCATTTGCTGATATCGCCGTTGAATTGAGATTCATCGAACATGTAGCTCATGTTGGTCACGTTAGACACGTCCCATTTGCTGATATCGCCGTTGAATTGAGATTCATCGAACATGTAGCTCATGTTGGTCACGTTAGACACGTCCCATTTGCTGATATCGCCGTTGAATTGAGATTCATCGAACATGTAGCTCATGTTGGTCACGTTAGACACGTCCCACTTGCTGATGTCTCCGTTAAATTCCGATGAATGAAATAACCAACACATGTCTGTTATGTTAGAAACATCGATGAAATTGAGATTGCAATTAATACCTTTTTCTTTTATGGAGTCTTCAATCAATTTTTTTAGATGCTCTTTGTCTTTTGCGACGACTTTTTCTTCGGTCTTTTTTGTTGCCATTGTTTAATTCCTTATTTTACCTAATGGAATATATCCTTTTTTCGTAAGAATATTATAGAATTTTGACGCACCTCGTTTTATTATCGTTCGTGAAGTGGTCTTTTGTCGAGATATTTTTGGAAATATTTTAATATAATTGCTAAGAGGAATGCTTTCTATAAACATTGTTGACAGAGGTATATTGTTTTTATAGATATACAGAAAAAGGAAAGATACAGAAAAAGGAAAGGAGTACTTATGTCATTTATTGAATTGGCCAGAAATCGTTTTAGTTGCCGTGCTTTTAGCGAAAAAGAAGTTGAACCCGAAAAACTGATGCAGGTTCTCGAAGCGGGCCGTATCGCTCCGACGGCGGTAAACGGTCAACCGGTGTTTATCAAGGTTCTCCAGTCTCCCGAAGCGCTCAAGAAGATTCGTGGCATCACGCGCATGGCGTATAACGCTCCTGTGGTGCTTATGGTCTGTTATGACGACAATAAGGTCTACTCTCCGACGACCTACATGGACGATTTCAAAAGTGGCATTATGGATTCTAGCATCGTCACGACTTCGATGATGATGCAGGCGACAGACCTTGGGCTTGCAACGCTTTGGGCTCGCGGTTTCAATGCTTCTCACATTGAACATGAATTTGGCTTCCCGGAAAACATCAAGCTTGCTTGCCTTTTGGACGTTGGCTATGCCGACCCGCAGAACGGTGTGCCGTCACCTCGTCATGACGTGCGCAAGCCGATGAGTGAATTTGCCGAAAAGCTTTAATACGGGCAAAAATTTGCAATTATAGAGGGGTTATGAATAAGCTAAAGTACTTGTTGCCTTTGGTTGTTTTTGGCGTATTTTCTTGTTCAGGGAAACAGCCTCAAGTTGAAGGGCGTTCGAATGCTTTGGCTTCGCCTCGGAGCATCGTAGTTGTTTACGAAAACGATGTTCATTGCAATATGGATGGCTATGCAAAATTTGCGGGTCTTCGCGATGCGATTGCGGATACGGCGGATGTCTTGACGGTTTCGTCCGGCGATTTCTTGCAGGGCGGAGCGATGGGGAGCATTTCTCGTGGCGGCTATGTTGTAGCGCTCATGAATGCTGTCGGTTACGATGTCGTGACGCTTGGTAACCATGAATTTGATTATAAGATTCCTCGCTTGATGGAACTTTCTGATTCCTTGAACGCAGCAATTGTTTGTGCGAACCTTGTGCAGAAAGGAACTTTGACGCCGCTGTTTAAGCCCTACGTTTTAAAGCAGATTGGCGCAAAAAAAATTGCATTTGTCGGAGTGCTGACACCGCAAACTTTAGTGGGGGAGGCTTACGCGTTTACGGATGAATCGCTAAAGACTTTGTACGATATTCCTACAAAGGAAATTTTCAATTTAGTGCAGTCGGCGGTTGATGATGCGCGTAAAGCAGGCGCAGATTACGTGATTTTGCTTTCGCACTTGGGGCTTGTGCCACCGGTGAGTTCTGTTGAAGTTGTTCAGAAAACGATGGGGATAAACGCTGTGTTGGACGGGCATTCGCATAGTGTTGTTGTCGAAGAGTTTATTGCAAACGCCAATGGCGACAGCGTTCTTGTTTCGCAGACGGGAACGAAATTCCAGAATGTCGGGGTGCTGGATATTACTCGCAATGGGAAATTCCACTCTCGGTTGATTCCGATGGATAGCGTCGTTGCAGAGAACCAGAAAGTCGCAGCAGCACACGATAGCTTGCGTTCTTTGACAGCCGCCGATTTACAGAAGGTTGTCTCGAATACGAAATTTGATTTGACAATCAATGGCGATGACGGAAAACGTTTGGTTCGCAAGGGCGAAACGAACTTGGGCGATTTGGCGGCGGATGCCATGCGCTTTTCAGTAGGGGCGCAAATTGGAATTGAAAATGGCGGGAGTGTCCGCGTGACGATTCCTGCGGGCGCAGTGAAATATCAAGACATTCTGAATGTGATGCCATTTGCAAACGGCATGTGCTTGATTCGTGCAACCGGGCGTCAGATCAAGGAGGCGCTTGCTCAAGGAGCTTCGAAATTGCCTGAGGAATCCGGCGGATTCTTGCAAGTTTCGGGACTCCGCTATACGGTTGTCGTTGATACGAAAAATGGTGGTGATGCGGCGCGAGTACGCGTTGAAAATGTGCAGGTAGAAACCGAGAACGGCTTAGTCGCTATTGACGAGGAGGCTTTATATACGGTCGGATTGTCATCTTATGTGGCGTATGAGGGCGGTGAAATTACAGCCTTCCGCGGAAGTGAAATCATTATGGATAAGGTGATGACCGATGATGAAGCGATGGTGAAATTCTTGAAAAGCTTGGGCGACGATATCCCTGAAGCTTATCGAAAACCACAGGGGCGGATTGCGGTGAAATATGATAGGTAGGGGGTGAATTATGGTTTATAAAGGCGGTTTCCGCATGATTCCTGCTATCGTTTGTTCAATCTGAACGATAATCAGTATAACGGATTTTTTCAAGGGACTTTGGGACTAAGTTGTAAATTATGCATTTTTTGTTTTTTTTGCAATCTATCGTTTGCATTTTTTTCTTATATTACGCTTTGACATAGGGTAATGCAGGAATTTTGGGTTCAGTTGGCGGTTGTCTTTTATGCCATTCCGGCTTCCGAACAGGAATCTGTTTCTGCAACACTCGTTTGAAGAGTTTATTAGCTCTTGTTCTCACATTGAAATCGGGAAAATTTCAAATTACACGAGGACAAGGCGAACGCTCACGTGAATACGATTTTCAAGCCGTAGCAATGCGGTTCGTTTAGGCGTATTTCGACAAGAACAGCAACGTTCATCGTGTCATTGCGAGCCGAAGGCGAAGCAATCTATACGAAACTTGCTGTGTTTTCTGTCGCCCGCTTTGGGACGTGGGTCGTTTGCTTTTATCGTGTAAGGGCCCTTTCCCGAGCCTCAATGTGGTAAATTGCAGCGACCTGCGTCCTTTTCTTTTTTCAAAGAAAATCGCTAGTTCGGGAATTATTTGTTCCGCCTGTAAATTTCATCGAGCAAGAGCGCAAAGTGCGATTTGTGGTTTTGCGTAATTTGTCTGACGCCGTCGGCTTTTATCGCTTTGCTACGGATTGTGCAAAGGGCGATTTGAAAGATGACGGTGATAGACAATATCAACCAGAAGTTACGCGATGACCTGGCTTTGGAAATCAAACAAGGCAGCAAGGTTTCGATAGCTGCATCCTGTTTTTCGATTTATGCTTATCAGGAACTCAAGAAGCAATTAGAAAACATCGAAGAGCTTCGCTTCATTTTTACATCGCCGACATTTATCTCAGAAAGTTTTCCCAAAGAGAAAAAAGAATTCTTTATTCCGCGATTGAACCGCGAACGCAGTCTTTACGGCTCTGATTTTGAGGTACGACTTCGTAACGAATTGTCTCAGAAGGCAATTGCACGCGAATGTGCGGAATGGATTCGTGAAAAGGCTCGTTTTAAATCGAACTTTACAAGCGAACACATGCTCGGATTTGCGAACGTGGATTCCACATCTTATTCTCCACTGCGAGGATTTACAACGGTTGACTTGGGTTGCGAACGAGGCGACAACATTTACAACTTTGTGACCAAGCTTGAAGCCCCTCATTCGTCACAATTTTTGCAGCTGTTTGATTCCTTATGGAATGATTCAGGCAAAATGCAAGATGTGACGGAAACAGTCATTGAAAACATTTCCGCAGCCTATAACGAAAATTCCCCTGCGTTCATTTACTTTGTCACGCTTTACCATATCTTTAGCGAGTTCTTGCAAGACATTTCCGAAGACACTCTTCCGAATGAAAAATCGGGTTTTAAGCAGAGCAAAATCTGGAATATGCTTTACAATTTCCAAAAAGATGCTGCTCTTGGTGTTATCAATAAGCTTGAAAAATACAATGGATGCATTTTAGCCGATAGCGTTGGTCTTGGGAAAACGTTCACCGCTCTGGCTGTCATCAAGTATTACGAAAACAGGAACAAGTCTGTATTGGTTCTATGCCCTAAAAAGCTTGCGAACAACTGGAATACGTACAGAGGTTTTTACGAAGATAATCCTGTTTATGAAGATCGCCTCGGTTATACGGTTCTTTTTCATACGGACTTGAACCGAGAATCTGGAGATTCCAATGGAACGG
This is a stretch of genomic DNA from Fibrobacter sp. UWB13. It encodes these proteins:
- a CDS encoding aminoglycoside phosphotransferase family protein; the encoded protein is MQNDIIKISPSIHEYLLTHGYTENFTVTPIAGAGSGRRYFRIASDERKSVLQVSAEVNEDFKHFVEYSKTFREYGLPVPRVYCVDEDACQVLQEDLGKRSLLDEAFPNGTKVLSGSARILYPEVIDALIQWQNASHQLFSHHTEIWLRRFDFAALKWESDYFTENYLKLHKGITEIPESVRNFYSLVAVSVEAQTKVLMHRDFQSQNIMIRPNSEVAFVDFQGARRGSMFYDIASLLWDPYVSLPLPMIKDFFEYWRSQYRGTRIYTKDDAWEGFVHASLQRLMQALGAYCFLSKVKKIEKFEQYIEPGKAQLRVLFDEFKQIAKATDPEVFKFMDWALQ
- a CDS encoding PTS sugar transporter subunit IIA; amino-acid sequence: MALIYTRIYAQPVEFNRALGYAYDALVKSPYPFDAMSTWKGLSERVAQGIYMGQGLLLPHTRVPGLKEPLMAFVVAREGITGIKTRNDEKAQFMCVLLSPAESAMAHTVTIANVAKRLLDPEWKEKVLAATDEEELKKMF
- a CDS encoding MauE/DoxX family redox-associated membrane protein; translation: MIACFEKENLKKTIIAGILLLVATFFVTVGVAEISFPETILTFTDQEWLLDIWPKAYRYNIHVGVGAIVLACALIFPAIKIQKDFAIRALETLCRVGIGGMFIFASIFKIQDPHQFATLVAQYQFFSALHLDFVNNFFALVYPQFEFWFGLAMIVSPFVRESAFAIFWMFVSFIIALAWALWNDLGITCGCFELEGAQDKAEAWTSLIRDLILIWPTLWLAFRKNKSIIGIWKKDKEVK
- the metG gene encoding methionine--tRNA ligase, translating into MKNFYVTTPIYYVNDAPHIGHSYTTVLADILTRFHKIIGYQTFFLTGTDEHGQKVQRAAAKRNVTPQEHVDEYYHRFEDLWKKMNIQNDFFIRTTMPEHKAFVQECLQKLWDKGEIYSKEYEGWYSVGEERFFSEDELDENKCDPISHRPVEWLKEKNYFFKMSAYQQKLIDFLESHKDWIVPDYRWNEIRGFLRQPLNDLCISRPKIRLSWGIPLPFDPDYVTYVWFDALLNYVSASTAFHKTYADGTPIWPASYHLIGKDILTTHSVYWPTMLMALDIPLPQHILAHGWWLVNGGEKMSKSAGNVVNPMDYMEKYGIDAFRYFLAREMVVGQDANFTHEGFVRRINSDLANDLGNVLNRVHRLVLTNFGGVLPAPNALDDAANEVITIANRVRTNVMEWVPQVKLSQVVEEIMTLVRSINRYLEIKAPWKLAKDESKKDELATVLYISAEAVRLSLSMLWPVIPGKSEEGLAMIGSKFTDQNDLVWGILKGGEKFGEGKPLFPRIEEEVKKAEPQQAKPKQNKPLMAADVPAAMDLRVAQIKEVADHPDASSLYVLKVDAGEGELRTICSGLKSSYQANELQDRKILLFANLKPSALRGIMSQGMLFAGDLEPETHKCRLVSVPEDAKPGDRALFKGVAPSEPRELKVKDFEKIALTAKGGAVFCDALALEVNGKPVTCDVADGAGIH
- a CDS encoding BspA family leucine-rich repeat surface protein yields the protein MLSSPHTSIIARDRDHLEQLIKKAIEKDGPNCDLNFIDVSNITDMSGLFSRFSFFNNEFHKFNGDISKWDVSNVKRMDGMFFESVFNGDISKWNVSNVQDMHSMFIESLFNGDISNWNVSNVKDMHSMFAESQFNGDISKWNVSNVEYMYSMFCNSPFNGDISKWNVSKVKNMHSMFAGSKFNGDISNWDVSHVKDMNGMFECSEFKGDISKWETERLLDLHGMFRDSEFEKSGKAKEWLDRVYPLMIESSTDFDGHVTALNREHLLNLIEASMWLHGPNCDLNFIDTSNVTVMDELFYGSPFNGDISKWDVSKVNSMYSMFTNSHFSGDISNWNVSKVKCMYDMFEGSALEKLGKIPKWYDESLI